One window of the Eucalyptus grandis isolate ANBG69807.140 chromosome 6, ASM1654582v1, whole genome shotgun sequence genome contains the following:
- the LOC104453175 gene encoding uncharacterized protein LOC104453175 produces the protein MKIEKTKDEYEDRDQTQTGDLGWIGSLTKLSKLLVCFTNVRAPTTELGSLSLLKELTLQGQDLPTFKHLPSNLIVLKLYETGGKQVHLDGLPPSEKETPFLPTSLGKSKENKVSEQLDVQSLDVLESSERSRIQDRRSSESLVCQPEEPGCNGLQAPELIDHWRGVILFPSSQKTLVQFILSGFHEVQDIQFVTPFESLEEMYVKKCFSLKSLGGLSNSKNLKWLKIHRCPSLQVVEGIDELEFLQWLNIDNCKSVGRILDPSSSKIPDNCRILIIGSRELPDCRTNGGCYSYNWKSYRKKILNGAEQAWNSETETVDSETETGDSLQKTNQENKEKEKEEKTE, from the exons ATGAAGATAGAGAAGACGAAAGATGAATATGAAGATAGAGACCAAACCCAAACTGGCGACTTGGGGTGGATTGGGAGTTTAACCAAATTGAGCAAGCTGCTCGTCTGCTTTACAAATGTTCGCGCGCCAACTACAGAGTTGGGTTCCCTTTCTCTGCTGAAAGAACTTACTCTACAGGGACAAGACTTGCCAACTTTCAAACACCTCCCGTCAAATTTGATAGTTTTAAAGCTCTACGAAACTGGAGGGAAACAAGTACACCTCGATGGGCTTCCTCCATCGGAAAAGGAGACTCCATTCCTTCCAACAAGTTTGGGAAAATCGAAAGAAAACAAGGTGTCCGAGCAACTTGATGTTCAATCTCTCGATGTCTTAGAATCGTCAGAAAGATCACGTATTCAGGACCGCAGATCTTCCGAGAGTTTGGTTTGTCAGCCGGAGGAGCCGGGGTGCAATGGACTACAAGCTCCCGAGTTGATTGATCATTGGAGGGGAGTGATACTTTTCCCAAGCTCCCAAAAGACGCTTGTACAATTTATTTTGTCAGGGTTCCACGAGGTACAGGATATTCAATTTGTTACTCCGTTCGAATCATTGGAAGAAATGTATGTAAAAAAGTGCTTTTCGTTAAAAAGCTTAGGCGGTTTGTCAAACTCGAAGAACTTGAAGTGGTTAAAGATTCACCGGTGCCCGAGCCTGCAGGTTGTCGAGGGCATTGATGAATTAGAGTTCTTGCAGTGGTTGAATATTGATAACTGCAAATCAGTGGGAAGGATTCTTGATCCATCAAGCTCAAAAATACCAGATAATTGCAGGATACTCATAATAGGTAGCAGGGAGTTACCCGACTGTCGTACTAACGGTGGTTGCTATAGTTACAACTGGAAGTCTTACAGAAAGAAGATTCTGAATGGAGCAGAGCAAGCGTGGAACTCTGAAACTGAAACAGTGGACTCTGAAACAGAAACAGGGGATTCTCTGCAGAAAACG AAtcaggaaaataaagagaaggaaaaggaagagaagacaGAGTAG
- the LOC104455324 gene encoding protein VARIATION IN COMPOUND TRIGGERED ROOT growth response-like: MVENTSKHKEDGKEKVILPIFYDVKPKDVKLQTPLYKDVISNLEQEMEDRERKFSSENIKTWRESLVEVGGIKGWEVEKHSSHLKLIQAIVDEVVAKLETKRRRVTGDFVGMEDQIANIKKLLDIDSGDVRFIESTGWAVSVKQHSPRPSSTNYVLDLAETAAFLMT; this comes from the exons ATGGTGGAGAACACCTCTAAACATAAAGAAGATGGGAAAGAGAAGGTCATATTACCCATCTTCTATGACGTGAAGCCCAAAGATGTGAAGCTGCAAACACCGTTATACAAGGATGTCATATCGAATTTGGAGCAAGAGATGGAGGATCGGGAGCGTAAGTTCAGCTCCGAGAATATAAAGACGTGGCGGGAGTCTCTCGTAGAAGTTGGTGGCATCAAGGGATGGGAGGTGGAGAAACATTCAAG CCATTTAAAACTCATCCAGGCTATTGTTGACGAGGTTGTGGCCAAGCTCGAGACAAAACGGAGACGTGTAACCGGAGATTTCGTTGGAATGGAAGATCAAATAGCAAACATAAAGAAATTATTAGACattgattctggtgatgtgcgGTTCATTGAATCTACGGGATGGGCGGTATCGGTAAAACAACACTCGCCAAGACCATCTTCAACGAACTATGTCCTCGATTTGGCAGAAACTGCAGCTTTCTTGATGACGTGA
- the LOC104455341 gene encoding disease resistance protein RPV1-like — MDPFELLLYNSTIGSCNQHLEATNFLHLENVVVANLNGIEITKDVLDSLIKGARKLTVLTIQCNALISETPTFPEYSNLKKLTIESFKFLMKIDRSIGKLRWLTDLSFEHCRSIEKLPKQIGELQNLQCLCLSRCVRLIELPASVLKIKSLTELDVSVTKIMKLPDTIGELSNLSSLSVIGTPIVEMPSTMSKFRQLQTLHMDHCHEIQELPKLPISLTTLWLSSYSLQTVPNLSYLTNIVELLLSDGYEDTWGVIDGCGNIDT; from the exons ATGGATCCGTTTGAATTACTTTTATATAATAGTACGATCGGATCTTGTAATCAACATTTGGAGGCAACCAATTTCTTGCATCTAGAAAACGTGGTTGTGGCGAATCTTAATGGGATTGAAATCACAAAAGATGTGTTAGATAGCCTAATCAAG GGGGCAAGGAAATTGACGGTTCTCACTATTCAGTGTAATGCTTTGATAAGTGAGACACCAACCTTTCCCGAGTACTCAAATTTAAAGAAGTTGACTATTGagtcttttaaatttttaatgaaaattgatCGTTCTATTGGGAAACTGAGGTGGCTGACTGACTTGAGTTTTGAGCATTGTCGGTCAATTGAAAAATTGCCTAAACAAATTGGAGAGTTACAAAATTTGCAGTGCCTCTGTCTTAGTCGATGTGTCAGGTTGATTGAACTCCCCGCCtcagttttgaaaataaagtcGTTAACGGAGCTGGATGTATCAGtcacaaaaattatgaaattaccGGATACCATTGGTGAACTATCAAACTTGTCGTCTCTCAGTGTAATAGGCACCCCAATTGTGGAAATGCCCAGTACAATGAGCAAGTTTCGTCAACTCCAAACACTGCATATGGATCATTGTCATGAGATACAAGAGTTGCCAAAGCTCCCCATAAGTTTGACCACTTTATGGCTTAGTTCTTATTCCCTGCAAACTGTCCCTAACCTCTCATACCTTACTAATATAGTTGAACTGCTCCTATCTGATGGCTATGAAGATACATGGGGCGTCATAGACGGATGCGGCAACATAGACACCTGA
- the LOC120294360 gene encoding TMV resistance protein N-like, with the protein MGLEGEDALKLFSRHAFNEDSPPADYCAFSKGIVDTTCGLPLALQAIGSSLFGKKREIWEEWLERLKKTPHKDVLAKLKISYDALDQNEKQIFLDIACYFAGENKTNPMYVWKDCNLYPEDAMDVLINRCMIKELDNNSLWMHDQFRDLGRAIAKNERTRLWDGDDIIHELRSTEVKYGLN; encoded by the coding sequence ATGGGGTTGGAAGGTGAAGATGCACTTAAACTTTTTAGTAGGCATGCCTTCAATGAAGACTCTCCTCCAGCTGATTATTGTGCTTTTTCAAAGGGCATTGTCGATACTACATGTGGACTACCTTTAGCTCTTCAAGCAATTGGTTCatcactttttgggaaaaagagagagatatggGAAGAGTGGCTAGAGAGGCTAAAGAAAACACCTCATAAGGATGTCTTGGCAAAGCTAAAGATTAGCTATGATGCCTTAGATCAGAATGAAAAACAGATATTCCTTGATATTGCATGCTATTTCGCTGGTGAGAATAAGACTAATCCAATGTACGTGTGGAAAGATTGTAATTTGTACCCAGAGGATGCCATGGATGTCCTCATTAACAGATGCATGATAAAGGAGTTAGACAATAATAGCCTTTGGATGCACGATCAGtttagagatcttggaagggcAATTGCCAAAAACGAGCGTACCAGATTGTGGGATGGAGACGACATCATTCACGAATTAAGATCAACGGAGGTAAAGTATGGCCtaaattga